In Luteitalea sp. TBR-22, one genomic interval encodes:
- a CDS encoding nitrogen regulation protein NR(II), whose translation MRAYRLKPSPAPGGAGASNRTVAHQQVDLVPERFYRDLISGMRNGVIVIRRDGTLVAINDAAYASLDMLPGSADVGRPISAVLADVPEMVRVLEGAFGSDPLPNRAEVKLARTGRSIGFTLSLVRDALGIVSGAALFFRDLTRVEQLEERERLRDRLAALGEMAAAIAHEVKNPLAGIEVMAGLLKRRLSDNPEAQSMLADIIGEAKMANAIVLEVLDFVRPVRLQVEDVSVAELVQDSLHMADSLVKRGHVAISVDVPEDLPPVQGDGHQLRQVFTNLLTNALEALDGQGRLIIQATALDRLPIPSTPDHPPGAGVEVTVIDDGPGIPEAMQERIFSPFFTTKPRGSGLGLAIVRKVVDAHEGRIDVQPGLDGSGTCFRLLLPLKPSMEHAPLPQSDNGAPGGPRPR comes from the coding sequence ATGCGCGCATACAGGCTGAAACCGTCACCAGCACCCGGAGGCGCCGGCGCGTCGAACCGGACCGTTGCCCACCAGCAGGTCGATCTGGTCCCCGAGCGGTTCTATCGGGACCTCATCTCCGGCATGCGCAATGGGGTGATCGTGATTCGTCGCGACGGCACCCTGGTGGCGATCAACGACGCGGCGTATGCCTCGCTCGACATGCTGCCGGGCTCGGCCGACGTCGGCCGCCCCATCTCGGCCGTCCTGGCCGACGTCCCGGAAATGGTCCGAGTCCTCGAGGGGGCCTTCGGCAGCGACCCGCTGCCCAACCGGGCCGAGGTGAAGCTGGCCCGGACCGGGCGTTCGATCGGTTTCACGTTGTCGCTGGTCCGCGACGCCCTCGGCATCGTGTCTGGCGCGGCACTCTTCTTCCGCGACCTGACGCGTGTCGAGCAACTCGAGGAACGCGAGCGGCTGCGCGATCGCCTCGCGGCGCTCGGCGAGATGGCGGCCGCGATCGCCCACGAGGTCAAGAACCCGCTGGCCGGCATCGAGGTCATGGCGGGACTGCTGAAGCGGCGCCTGTCGGACAACCCCGAGGCCCAGTCGATGCTGGCCGACATCATCGGCGAGGCCAAGATGGCCAACGCCATCGTCCTCGAGGTGCTCGACTTCGTGCGGCCCGTGCGGCTGCAGGTCGAGGACGTGTCGGTGGCCGAACTGGTGCAGGACTCGCTGCACATGGCCGACAGCCTGGTGAAGCGCGGCCATGTGGCCATCTCGGTGGATGTCCCGGAGGACCTGCCACCCGTGCAGGGCGACGGCCACCAGTTGCGCCAGGTGTTCACCAACCTGCTGACCAACGCCCTCGAAGCCCTCGACGGGCAGGGTCGCCTGATCATCCAGGCCACCGCGCTCGATCGGCTGCCGATCCCGTCCACGCCGGATCACCCGCCCGGCGCGGGTGTCGAGGTCACGGTGATCGACGATGGGCCGGGCATCCCGGAAGCGATGCAGGAGCGGATTTTCAGCCCGTTCTTCACGACCAAGCCGCGCGGGTCGGGCCTCGGCCTCGCGATCGTGCGCAAGGTGGTGGACGCGCACGAGGGGCGGATCGACGTCCAGCCGGGGCTCGACGGCAGCGGCACCTGCTTCCGTCTGCTGCTGCCGCTGAAGCCGTCGATGGAGCACGCGCCACTCCCGCAGAGCGACAACGGGGCGCCAGGCGGGCCGAGGCCGCGGTGA